One part of the Leucobacter triazinivorans genome encodes these proteins:
- a CDS encoding DUF1801 domain-containing protein, with protein sequence MADEIKTRPTDADVREFLERVTPAKRREDGLALAEIFREVTGEDPRMWGPSIVGYGSYRYVSPANPRTRGEWPKTGFSPRKAQLSLYGLKDLPAGSALLPRLGTYTEGAGCVYVKRLEQIDLDVLRRLIAVAWSREDDPEP encoded by the coding sequence ATGGCCGACGAGATCAAGACGCGACCGACCGATGCAGATGTGCGGGAGTTCCTGGAGCGCGTCACCCCGGCGAAGCGTCGGGAGGACGGTCTGGCGCTCGCCGAGATCTTCCGCGAGGTGACGGGGGAGGATCCGCGGATGTGGGGGCCGTCGATCGTCGGATACGGCAGCTACCGCTACGTCTCGCCCGCGAATCCACGCACGCGCGGAGAGTGGCCGAAGACCGGGTTCTCCCCGCGCAAAGCGCAGCTCTCGCTCTACGGTCTGAAGGACCTCCCGGCGGGGTCCGCGCTGCTGCCGCGGCTTGGCACCTACACCGAGGGGGCCGGCTGCGTCTACGTGAAGCGGCTCGAGCAGATCGACCTCGACGTGCTGCGCAGACTCATCGCCGTCGCCTGGTCGCGCGAGGACGATCCCGAGCCGTGA
- the def gene encoding peptide deformylase: protein MAVLPIVICGEPVLHRPAAPVTEFDAELRTLVDDMFETTVAAPGVGLAAPQVGVGKRVFVWMYEDQDEAPAQGAAINPELWIAPPDPGLPGEDEVEGCLSFPGERFALRRSPRALLRAQDVDGTPFEVQASGWFARILQHEFDHLSGLLYVDRLVHPENRGAQKAQRKNGWGKPGLSWLPGVDDLEG from the coding sequence ATGGCAGTGCTTCCCATCGTGATCTGCGGCGAGCCGGTGCTCCACCGCCCCGCAGCCCCCGTCACCGAGTTCGACGCCGAGCTGCGCACGCTCGTGGACGACATGTTCGAGACCACCGTCGCCGCGCCCGGCGTGGGGCTGGCGGCGCCCCAGGTGGGTGTGGGCAAGCGCGTCTTCGTGTGGATGTACGAGGATCAGGACGAGGCGCCCGCCCAGGGGGCGGCGATCAATCCCGAGCTGTGGATCGCCCCGCCCGATCCGGGCCTGCCGGGCGAGGACGAGGTCGAGGGCTGCCTGTCGTTCCCCGGAGAGCGCTTCGCCCTGCGGCGTTCGCCGCGCGCACTGCTGCGGGCTCAGGACGTCGACGGCACTCCCTTCGAGGTGCAGGCGAGCGGCTGGTTCGCGCGCATTCTGCAGCACGAGTTCGACCACCTGAGCGGGCTGCTCTACGTCGACCGCCTGGTGCATCCCGAGAACCGCGGAGCCCAGAAGGCGCAGCGCAAGAACGGCTGGGGCAAGCCCGGTCTCAGTTGGCTCCCGGGCGTCGACGACCTGGAGGGGTGA
- the orn gene encoding oligoribonuclease, with the protein MSNTPADQIVWIDCEMTGLDVDRDGLCEIAVIVTDFELEPLDPGFEIVINPGADALANMNDFVRGMHESSGLLPRIESGATLEAAESQVLEYLSRFVTAGRRPLVAGNTIGMDRRFIAKYLPRLEERLHYRSIDVSTIKELSRRWYPAAYFGAPEKRGGHRALADIAESIQELAYFRGAVMIDGPGPDKNAAAGISRATSERYARIIDGPEPGNES; encoded by the coding sequence GTGTCGAACACGCCAGCGGATCAGATCGTCTGGATCGACTGCGAGATGACAGGTCTCGACGTCGATCGCGACGGCCTGTGCGAGATCGCCGTGATCGTGACCGACTTCGAGCTCGAGCCACTCGATCCCGGGTTCGAGATCGTCATCAATCCCGGGGCCGATGCGCTCGCGAACATGAACGATTTCGTGCGGGGCATGCACGAGAGCTCGGGCCTGCTCCCCCGCATCGAGAGCGGCGCCACCCTCGAGGCCGCGGAGTCACAGGTGCTGGAGTACTTGAGCCGCTTCGTCACCGCAGGCCGTCGGCCCCTCGTCGCCGGCAACACCATCGGCATGGATCGCCGCTTCATCGCGAAGTATCTGCCGCGCCTCGAGGAGCGGCTGCACTACCGAAGCATCGACGTCTCAACGATCAAGGAGCTGAGCCGGCGCTGGTACCCGGCCGCCTACTTCGGCGCGCCCGAGAAGCGGGGCGGACACCGCGCTCTCGCCGACATCGCGGAGTCGATCCAGGAACTCGCCTACTTCCGCGGGGCGGTGATGATCGACGGACCCGGGCCGGACAAGAACGCGGCTGCCGGGATCTCGCGGGCGACGAGCGAGCGCTACGCCCGGATCATCGACGGACCGGAGCCCGGCAACGAGTCCTGA